The sequence GTTCGAGTCCCTGCATGCCTCTGGTGAACTGGACGCTTTGATTGCTCAAGGCAGAGAAGTGCTTTTCGTTTCTAATGGTGACAACTTGGGTGCCACTGTCGACTTAAAGATCTTAAACCACATGATCGAGACCGGCGCCGAGTATATAATGGAATTAACCGATAAGACCAGGGCAGATGTCAAAGGTGGTACTTTGATCTCCTATGACGGACAAGTCCGTTTATTGGAAGTCGCCCAAGTCCCAAAGGAGCACATTGACGAATTTAAAAACATAAGAAAATTCACGAATTTCAACACGAATAACCTGTGGATTAACTTGAAAGCCGTCAAAAAGTTGATCGAGTCAAGTaatttggaaatggaaattattccaaaccaaaaaaCCATAACCAGAGACGGTCACGAAATTAATGTCTTACAACTGGAAACCGCTTGTGGTGCCGCTATCAGACATTTCGAAGGTGCTCACGGTGTTGTCGTTCCAAGATCAAGATTCTTACCCGTCAAGACCTGTTCCGATTTGTTGTTAGTCAAGTCAGATCTGTTCCGTTTGGAACATGGTTCTTTGAAACTAGATCCATCCCGTTTCGGTCCAAACCCATTAATCAAGTTGGGCTctcatttcaaaaaagtaTCTGGCTTTAACGCAAGAATCCCTCACATCCCGAAGATTGTTGAACTAGACCACTTGACCATTACCGGTAACGTCTTCTTAGGTAAGGGCGTCACCTTGAGGGGCACTGTCATTATTGTTTGCTCAGACGGTCACAAAATAGATATTCCAAACGGTTCCATATTAGAAAACGTCGTTGTTACTGGTAATTTGCAAATCTTGGAGCATTGAAGACGAGGACTGGCCTGCAGgctcgttttcttttcttcttcattcatatatttattttactACACGTTGTTTCCACCCCCACACCTAATCGGTTTTATATCTCTAGTATATTCATCTTTATATAGTCAGTGTTATACTgaaggaagaaattaaaaatactAAAACGATCGAACCTATAGAGCCTTGTTCAATATTCATTGCATCCTCGTTACAAGGAGCTGCCTTAATTTAACCCTTCGGGCAGGGTAAGGCCTTCGCGAACTTTAGGGAAATAGTATTGATAGACTTACGTTGAAGGTAATAAGTTGGATCACCACCGGTTCTCACATCAATAGGTCTGCAAACGACGTATTTCGGTATCCTGAATTACTCCTTTTTCGTTATTAGACTaatttgaacaaaaagaggaagagcCATTTTCCTTTGAGCACAGCCAAGGGAGCAAAAGCACAATATGGAAATTGATGGCAACACCTTAGTGTTCATAATAGTGATCCTTTTCCTATTCTTCTCCACACCCGGTGGTGACGGAGTGTCCTCACAGTACGAGTTTAACCAGCTACAAAGATTGAAGCAACAGTTCCAAACAGAACATAATGTGTTCCTCAATATGACACATACGGATAATTTCCGAAATATCACTGGTTTCAAATTAAGCTATCAAGATACGTTGAACAACCCTTTGCAGAATGCTACTTATCCACTACCAGGGAAGGAATATGACCGATGGTTACCCAACCAGAACTACATGGTAATGCCTAATGAAGTCATAGATACTATAAACTCTCAAGTCTGGAATACTTCGAATGGTGACACCTCAAATATTTTCCCCCCTAATATTACAAGCACGCTGTTGGGAAAGATCAACGTTGTGTCAAATAGCAAGTACGAAAGGATAAGAATGCCTATACCCAGATTTTATGAACCTGCAAACGATTTCTCGGAAGATATTCCTCCTGAGGGAGAAACATACTGGTCAGATTGGCCCTCTTACGGCGAGCTTCATAACGTGACTTTTCAACATGGTGAGATTGCTATTCAAATCACTCATATGAACAACCTTCAGAATAGCAACAATTACTTCAGGAGAAATTTCATaaataaggaaaatgaTCGTTGGAAATTATTGAATCTACAAATCGATTTTTCAGATAAAAccgaaaaggaaaagcaCTCCATTTCATCAAAGGCGGTCTACGATATCCAACGTGGTAGAATTTTATCCATCTCCCAAAGTTCTAAATTCCATTCATTATTTGCACTTCCCCACTACATGTCTTTACAGGATGAATATGATGAAGAGATGTTTAATGATGTCAAACAGCTTGTCGATGAATTCTGGAATTTCACGGATTACACGAATGTTATGACCATGAATGATGTACAGGATGCATACAATAGTGCTAATCTTAAATGTGAATACATgacttttcttcaattagAACCTTGGAATCAATATACCAAGGACCAAATTAAATTGATagatgatgaattgaaCTGGCCATTGGGGCGTCCTGTGAACCTTTCTAGTCTACCTCCTATAAATGTCGTTTCTGGGATATTATATTCTCCTGATTGTGGCCTTAGATTGGCAATTCATGATGTAAAGGGTAAACGATATGAACTAAAAATCATGTCGATTAGAACGCACTTAATGTTTGGTATTGCGTTATTCGCAGCtcaaatatatttattgCTGACTCAAATGCATCATACAAACACGCCTTCCATGGTCAATAAAATTTCGTTTTATTGCTTCTCAATGATCAATTTAGTCGACGGTTCCCTAGCTACGTTATATTTTGTGGCTGCTAGTGTTGTTCCTGAATTGTACTTGCCCTTGGTGATAAGTGCATTTTCATGTTTTATCCTTGCATCCATATTCGAAATACGTTACTTGATATCGATTTATGCTTCACAAGTTAACGAACAAAACGTCGGGATAGCTAATTTGTTGCGTGGTAATACCGGCACATATGATGAGAATAGGCCAAGGCCTGCATTTATCCCTGATGAAGGTTCCATCGGCGGCTCACTATATGGtagatttttctttacgtTAATCATTTTCAcctttttgatattgagTTCAACATCATGGCCCCGTCAATTGAGAATGATATTTGAGTATATCCTTATTTTCATCTTAAACTCCTACTGGATTCCCCAAATTTTCCGTAACGCTGTTAAGGGTATCCCTTCTAGAAGAGAGAGAACAAGAGCTACCAACGGAGGAAatagaaatcaaaataagATGCCTTTATTATGGAGTTTTGTGATAGGTACAACAATAATTAGAAGTTTACCGGTCATATATGTTTTCACTTATTCTTCAAACGTCTTTAGGCATCATAAAGATGTTCGTTTTGTTGTATTTCTATCGCTGTGGCTACTGTTCCAAATCAGTATTTTGTATTCTCAAGACATATTGGGATCGCGCTGGTTCTTACCTCAACACACGATTCCCGAAGGATATTCGTATTTCAAGCCACTTTCGAACCAGTATATTTTAGAGCATGGTGGTGGGACCGTTCAAAACACTGTTGACTGTGCGATATGTATGTCAGATGTTCCAATCtatattgaagaaatccCAGAAACTCATATAGTGGACCAACATACTTATATGGTGACACCCTGTAACCACGTTTTCCATACTTCATGTTTGGAAAATTGGATGAGTTATAAGTTACAATGTCCTGTGTGTAGGTCACCGTTGCCTCCCTTGTAGATAGCATTCCTTCTTTCTAATGGTTATATACTAcagtttcaaattcaagattATCACAACAATTacagaaattttgaatgaatGAATATTCTGCACTAATTGAAGTAGCATGATATCGAATTTTTGCTTTAATGGCTTATTAATGTATATTTTATAGGACTAAACAAAAACGTCTAGGCTTTAAGCTGTTACCCTTTCTCCATATGACACCTTTTTCGAGAACATCAAATATTGCAAATCCAATTCGATTCTATAAGATCTGAACTTCTGTAGCTCTGCATTGACTATTGCCCAAAATGTCGTCTTGTTTAAGGTTTCTGTTCTTACTTAGGGTCGTTCGTTCACATGAGAATACATTAAAAACAAGGTACTACTCACTCCAATATGACACATCCTGTAAATGTAAAAGCATGTTTGTTTGATATGGATGGTCTTCTTATTAACACAGAAGATATCTACACTGAAACGTTAAATGAAACCTTGGCGGAATTTGGTAAAGGTCCTTTGACTTGGGACGTGAAGATTCAGTTACAAGGGCTTCCAGGGCCGGAAGCGGGAATGAAGGTCATTGAGCATTACGGCCTCCCAATAACCTTAAAAGAGTATGAAGAAAGGAATATCTCTTTGCAATCTCTTAAATGGGGCACCTGCGAATTTCTGCCTGGTGCATTTGACTTGTTGAAATACTTAAAGTCAAAGGGTATTCCTATTGCTCTATGTACCTCTTCGAATAAATCGAAATTCCTCGGTAAAACAAGTCATCTAAGCCATGG is a genomic window of Saccharomyces eubayanus strain FM1318 chromosome XI, whole genome shotgun sequence containing:
- the UGP1 gene encoding UTP glucose-1-phosphate uridylyltransferase → MSTKKHTKTHSTYAFESNTNSVAASQMRNALNKLADSSKVQDADRTRFESQLDSFFTLFRRYLVEKSSRTTLEWDKINSPNPEQVVKYEIISQQPENVSNLAKLAVLKLNGGLGTSMGCVGPKSVIEVREGNTFLDLSVRQIEYLNRQYDSDVPLLLMNSFNTDKDTEHLIKKYSANRIRIRSFNQSRFPRVYKDSLLPVPTEYDSPLDAWYPPGHGDLFESLHASGELDALIAQGREVLFVSNGDNLGATVDLKILNHMIETGAEYIMELTDKTRADVKGGTLISYDGQVRLLEVAQVPKEHIDEFKNIRKFTNFNTNNLWINLKAVKKLIESSNLEMEIIPNQKTITRDGHEINVLQLETACGAAIRHFEGAHGVVVPRSRFLPVKTCSDLLLVKSDLFRLEHGSLKLDPSRFGPNPLIKLGSHFKKVSGFNARIPHIPKIVELDHLTITGNVFLGKGVTLRGTVIIVCSDGHKIDIPNGSILENVVVTGNLQILEH
- the TUL1 gene encoding ubiquitin-protein ligase TUL1, whose translation is MEIDGNTLVFIIVILFLFFSTPGGDGVSSQYEFNQLQRLKQQFQTEHNVFLNMTHTDNFRNITGFKLSYQDTLNNPLQNATYPLPGKEYDRWLPNQNYMVMPNEVIDTINSQVWNTSNGDTSNIFPPNITSTLLGKINVVSNSKYERIRMPIPRFYEPANDFSEDIPPEGETYWSDWPSYGELHNVTFQHGEIAIQITHMNNLQNSNNYFRRNFINKENDRWKLLNLQIDFSDKTEKEKHSISSKAVYDIQRGRILSISQSSKFHSLFALPHYMSLQDEYDEEMFNDVKQLVDEFWNFTDYTNVMTMNDVQDAYNSANLKCEYMTFLQLEPWNQYTKDQIKLIDDELNWPLGRPVNLSSLPPINVVSGILYSPDCGLRLAIHDVKGKRYELKIMSIRTHLMFGIALFAAQIYLLLTQMHHTNTPSMVNKISFYCFSMINLVDGSLATLYFVAASVVPELYLPLVISAFSCFILASIFEIRYLISIYASQVNEQNVGIANLLRGNTGTYDENRPRPAFIPDEGSIGGSLYGRFFFTLIIFTFLILSSTSWPRQLRMIFEYILIFILNSYWIPQIFRNAVKGIPSRRERTRATNGGNRNQNKMPLLWSFVIGTTIIRSLPVIYVFTYSSNVFRHHKDVRFVVFLSLWLLFQISILYSQDILGSRWFLPQHTIPEGYSYFKPLSNQYILEHGGGTVQNTVDCAICMSDVPIYIEEIPETHIVDQHTYMVTPCNHVFHTSCLENWMSYKLQCPVCRSPLPPL